A part of Cryptococcus gattii WM276 chromosome G, complete sequence genomic DNA contains:
- a CDS encoding Hypothetical protein (Similar to TIGR gene model, INSD accession AAW44726.1; CNG03470), producing MTWAAPMSSNRGPPVSPSVSSVYLLNYSRDAMPVCTTCACPADYIYTTYKTKSNIRLAVCPRCNHFVDPLIEHPSLLLLLDLILLKPRVFLHLLFNRGSLPFSAVNEPVPEVEREVARRRQLWEDFWTLVLLSVGAETAVRLLPTLSDSRDSSDIRPSKIFWTITAVLLEGMAQHLATLGLSMLALKLRYWNKPVSSSTDKHQTRQDGRRKFFVPILIPLTLLYTSLLPLLFQLFLFPWYTTQQTIHEQPPAPSLSLSLLSSLPLPSSVTIPASWLETERLLSEAWARGDRIWAGTRLLGGMSAGYGLRVLLPTKPWETTLIVLAGWIAAAFVGKVFAELPLGL from the exons ATGACGTGGGCTGCGCCGATGTCATCCAATCGAGGTCCGCCGGTCTCGCCTTCAGTATCTTCGGTCTATCTATTAAATTACTCTCGAGATGCGATGCCCGTCTGCACCACCTGCGCATGCCCAGCAGACTATATCTACACCACCTACAAGACAAAGTCCAACATCCGCCTCGCAGTATGC CCACGATGTAACCATTTCGTTGATCCTCTCATCGAACACCCCTCTCTGCTACTGCTTCTGGATCTCATCCTTCTGAAGCCTCGGGTATTCCTGCATCTGCTGTTCAACCGGGGGTCGCTGCCGTTCTCAGCTGTCAATGAGCCAGTACCAGAGGTCGAGCGCGAGGTTGCTCGAAGAAGGCAGTTATGGGAAGACTTTTGGACGCTTGTGCTGCTGAGTGTTGGCGCAGAGACCGCGGTCAGACTTTTGCCAACATTATCTGACTCAAGGGACAGCTCTGACATACGGCCAAGTAAGATATTTTGGACCATTACAGCTGTACTTCTCGAAGGAATGGCCCAACATCTTGCGACTCTTGGCTTGAGTATGCTGGCGCTGAAACTGAGATATTGGAATAAACCTGTTTCATCATCAACTGATAAGCATCAGACAAGACAAGATGGTCGAAGAAAGTTTTTCGT ACCCATCCTTATTCCTCTAACTCTATTATATacttctcttctcccacttctctttcagctcttcctcttcccatgGTACACCACCCAGCAGACGATACATGAACAACCACCTGCCCCTTCCTTATCGCTATCTCTCCTCTCATCACTTCCCCTTCCATCATCAGTTACTATCCCGGCCTCTTGGCTAGAAACCGAAAGGCTATTATCTGAGGCATGGGCCAGGGGGGATAGGATATGGGCTGGTACAAGGCTCCTAGGTGGGATGAGTGCTGGTTACGGCCTTAGAGTCCTTTTACCAACCAAGCCTTGGGAGACGACGTTGATCGTTTTGGCTGGGTGGATTGCGGCGGCGTTTGTAGGGAAAGTGTTTGCAGAGTTACCGTTGGGATTATGA
- a CDS encoding uncharacterized protein (Similar to TIGR gene model, INSD accession AAW44724.1), which yields MSLPPAILQNNNSSGGTSDRVVPVDGSTTVNDSTITLPSSQDPTPPSASTPNLIPNSASRVSVQLPEQPLSHQRSHSGSGGYTNNANLPSAMSHHSHFPRTSTNSSVQQEGKYRRKVGFEAFEAGPGALFAFTCQSKSGGYKRSRNTRVFAVAVSPDESGDTALEWLMSELVEDGDEVVAIRVIEIDEGERHSEKAQEEFREEAQALLKTILEKNDEIDDLRKISVIVEFVAGKSTSTLLKMIALYRPDSLVVGTRAQRSRLQSWGKALGAPGMGSVSRFCVSHSPVPVIVVRPERKVKKHLEKRQNDPKRGQYAAIVGPDGLSLSRSRSRERSAGGMSE from the exons ATGTCACTCCCTCCTGCAATCCTTCAAAATAACAACTCTAGTGGAGGCACTTCTGACCGCGTCGTCCCTGTGGACGGCTCAACCACAGTCAATGACAGTACAATCACCCTTCCATCTTCGCAAGACCCGACCCCGCCGTCGGCGTCCACCCCCAACCTCATTCCCAACTCCGCTTCCCGAGTCTCAGTGCAGCTTCCGGAGCAACCCTTGTCCCACCAACGATCCCATTCTGGTTCTGGTGGCTATACAAACAATGCAAATCTCCCAAGTGCAATGTCACACCATAGTCATTTCCCTAGGACTAGCACGAATTCAAGCGTACAACAGGAAGGGAAGTATAGGAGGAAAGTTGGATTCGAGGCATTCGAAGCGGGACCTGGAGCCTTATTTGCCTTTACATGCCAA TCAAAAAGTGGTGGCTATAAACGATCTCGCAACACTCGAGTGTTCGCGGTGGCTGTATCTCCGGATGAATCGGGCGACACTGCGTTGGAATGGCTTATGAGCGAACTAGTGGAGGATGGCGACGAAGTGGTAGCTATCAGAGTCATTGAAATTGATGAAGGAG AGAGACATTCCGAAAAGGCACAAGAAGAGTTCAGGGAAGAAGCACAGGCTTTGCTTAAGACCATCTTGGAAAAAAATGACGAAATCGACGATCTCCGAAAG ATTTCTGTCATTGTCGAGTTCGTTGCAGGTAAATCGACAAGTACGTTGCTCAAAATGATCGCTCTTTACAGGCCCGACT CTTTGGTCGTTGGTACCAGAGCCCAACGCTCAAGGTTACAATCCTGGGGTAAAGCTCTTGGTG CCCCTGGCATGGGTTCCGTCTCTCGATTCTGTGTCTCGCACTCTCCCGTCCCCGTCATCGTCGTTCGCCCCGAACGTAAAGTCAAGAAACATCTCGAGAAGCGACAAAATGATCCTAAGCGAGGGCAATACGCTGCCATCGTCGGCCCTGATGGCTTGTCGCTGAGTAGGAGTAGGAGTAGGGAGAGAAGTGCCGGAGGAATGAGCGAGTGA
- a CDS encoding Hypothetical protein (Similar to TIGR gene model, INSD accession AAW44764.1~Duplicated and diverged from downstream gene CGB_G1670C; CNBG1360) yields the protein MGRTYRIYLAGEAVLMCRHCGNHLAVSEGIISKQFTGQHGRAILVHTVGEAEDREMRTGRHTVRDIYCRVCHTTLGWKYDFASEHDQKYKEGKYILEREMITEKPERRDIISGKPRIEEIPAREILA from the exons ATGGGTCGCACATACAGAATCTATTTGGCAGGAGAGGCTGTACTGATGTGCAGACATTGCGGAAATCATCTAGCCGTTAGTGAGGGTATCATCTCAAAG CAATTCACTGGTCAGCATGGTCGGGCCATCCTTGTCCACACAGT CGGTGAGGCTGAAGACCGGGAAATGCGGACTGGAAGGCACACCGTTAGAGATATCTACTGTCGAGTGTGCCATACCACACTTGGTTGGAAATAT GACTTTGCCTCTGAACATGATCAGAAATATAAGGAGGGCAAATACATTCTCGAGCGAGAGATGATTACTGAGAAACCGGAACGCCGTGACATTATCAGTGGGAAACCGCGTATCGAAGAGATACCAGCCCGCGAAATTCTCGCGTAA
- a CDS encoding Hypothetical protein (Similar to TIGR gene model, INSD accession AAW44718.1; CNG03400), translating into MSIVINPATTKPPTRDNANPPTHLPVAKTEKQHPSKAGGENASVYFVGTATTILILILPQPNFLHAGDHVHLGPGVSSTRLTNPSVDLHDLPRIDLVLLSHYHADHFDQEVEGSLRRDLPIISTTHAKKALSSKGDDSFTNVHDLEPFQELMIDVKDDKTRKQPRIRVTGMPGKHVAGAMEILNEYVSAIPPTNGWMVELGYENDSIFKTGYRIYISGDTLMVNELKDIPKRYPNHPIDLMLIHLGGTTVPSPKMLPLAVMVTMDAKQGVELMRLIKPDVTIPIHFDDYDVFASPLEDFQKLVQQEGLGGGVVYLDRGEKYQFFNAGLFRRCSFSFI; encoded by the exons ATGTCTATCGTTATCAATCCCGCGACCACGAAACCTCCCACACGCGATAACGCTAATCCTCCCACGCATCTCCCCGTCGCCAAAACTGAGAAGCAGCATCCGTCTAAAGCTGGTGGTGAGAATGCTTCAGTTTATTTCGTTGGGACTGCCACGACGATTCT GATACTAATATTACCCCAGCCTAACTTTCTTCACGCGGGGGATCACGTCCATCTCGGCCCAGGCGTCTCCAGTACCCGTCTAACCAACCCATCGGTGGATTTACACGACCTCCCCCGGATTGACCTCGTTCTTCTCTCTCATTATCATGC TGACCATTTCGACCAAGAAGTCGAAGGGAGTCTCCGTCGCGATCTTCCTATTATCAGCACTACACACGCTAAAAAGGCATTGTCATCGAAAGGGGACGATTCATTTACAAATGTTCATGACCTGGAGCCGTTCCAAGAGCTAATGATCGATGTCAAGGACGACAAGACACGAAAACAGCCCCGGATCCGAGTCACTGGCATGCCTGGGAAACATGTGGCCGGTGCAATGGAGATATTGAATGAATACGTATCCGCT ATTCCACCGACAAACGGTTGGATGGTCGAACTCGGCTACGAAAATGATAGTATTTTTAAAACAGGGTACCGCATCTATATTTCCGGCGATACTCTGATGGTCAATGAACTCAAGGACATTCCCAAACGATATCCCAACCATCCCATTGATCTGATGCTCATTCATCTCGGCGGGACGACAGTGCCATCTCCAAAGATGTTACCGCTGGCTGTGATGGTGACTATGGATGCTAAGCAAGGGGTCGAGTTAATGCGACTGATAAAACCGGATGTGACCATTCCCATCCATTTTGATGATTATGATGTGTTTGCGAGTCCATTGGAGGATTTTCAGAAACTTGTTCAGCAGGAAGGCTTAGGTGGGGGCGTGGTGTATTTGGATCGGGGGGAGAAATATCAGTTCTTT AATGCTGGGCTATTCAGAAGATGCTCTTTCTCGTTCATTTGA
- a CDS encoding Hypothetical protein (Similar to TIGR gene model, INSD accession AAW44764.1~Duplicated and diverged from upstream gene CGB_G1640C; CNBG1360), whose translation MGRTYRIYLAGEAVLMCRHCGNHLAVSEGIISKQFTGQHGRAILVHTVVNTYSGEAEDREMRTGRHTVRDIYCQVCHTTLGWKYDFAFEHDQKYKEGKYILEREMISEKPERRDIISGKPRIEEIPVREVLARA comes from the exons ATGGGTCGCACATACAGAATCTATTTGGCAGGAGAGGCTGTACTGATGTGCAGACATTGCGGAAATCATCTAGCCGTTAGTGAAGGTATCATCTCAAAG CAATTCACTGGTCAGCATGGTCGGGCCATCCTTGTCCACACAGT AGTAAACACATACAGCGGTGAGGCTGAAGACCGGGAAATGCGGACTGGAAGGCACACCGTTAGAGATATCTACTGTCAAGTGTGCCATACCACTCTTGGTTGGAAATAT GACTTTGCCTTTGAACATGATCAGAAATATAAGGAAGGCAAATACATTCTCGAGCGAGAGATGATCAGTGAGAAGCCAGAACGCCGTGACATTATCAGCGGGAAACCGCGTATCGAAGAGATACCAGTCCGCGAAGTTCTCGCTAGAGCTTAA
- a CDS encoding Cell wall surface anchor protein, putative (Similar to TIGR gene model, INSD accession AAW44762.1): MPRSSLSVARITSLLFITPLALAQSSGIIKFSSTSACIIVAQIASLSSPSAISAMVPICPDSDDTAIAWPFTTNGDGASSSIAIYALTTAIDGGVSVGCVMGLSQMQAMYLLGRDLTWNDSAGLVLPDPSSNAAGASVWDQTIALNAGAKGTGGSDNTITTSTIVKVSSAAAPASPTIPVTPAAATTSADLVTSAQPVTSPVRMTSAAAEELPTSAESLYTSDPIPTYQASSGHLQDFTPTSAQSSDSASFSATDGNDYSFDNGDYSSTSVIAVQTNASLKASSPVVPSDNQHVTSFDASTYPPSTTSLLSSVYHTDDTYEGSSDGNLSNSEVTSRTSPSDSSSGPTSVSAAIASNTYPIPSDRSNRGITITALDAGPSSTTQESSSQSDSNEAGSLSSSVSSYESQISPTRNADNGSPSEIDQYQSQYFEPSSPIVSFEQFPTPTFSHQPTTYALFHVPAPSSSASSNEPFVFTIGGMTIGQFTEAGVGAVLAAQINAISTTGQGTHATAVVESSTWAEATAAETIEGSDRTSANVSEVIVTLAAPTGGALVDANDGSLLTLANGSVSAGAPTTSGGARETSDSNRSGEDNFDSYTSASASTRADEAKVTGGSEDGVSTSAAFVDVASTEGGNRMNLTRVLAVFVSETQASRGTAKGKHKNYNKESGVGENTASVTTDNTITSSTESSSLRTLSDSLVAEPTSMSPWVQAFSNNRNSSASFWDVVSASSFVDGASYSLESGSPQGTVVAGGQSGGKTCARKRKEKARRARALLMEAI; this comes from the exons ATGCCCCGATCTTCTCTATCTGTCGCCAGGATcacctctctccttttcattACTCCCCTAGCTCTCGCCCAATCTTCTGGAATCATCAAATTTTCATCCACCTCAGCATGTATCATCGTCGCTCAAATCGCCTCCCTATCTTCACCCAGCGCCATCTCGGCGATGGTGCCCATCTGCCCAGACTCTGATGATACCGCCATCGCCTGGCCCTTTACGACTAATGGAGATGGTGCATCTTCCAGCATCGCTATCTACGCCCTCACAACTGCCATCGATGGAGGAGTCAGCGTTGGTTGTGTGATGGGCCTCAGTCAGATGCAAGCGATGTATCTTTTAGGAAGGGATCTGACGTGGAACGACAGCGCCG GGCTCGTGCTGCCCGACCCATCATCTAACGCCGCTGGAGCTTCAGTCTGGGATCAAACCATCGCCCTGAACGCTGGCGCCAAAGGCACAGGCGGAAGCGACAATACTATTACCACAAGCACTATTGTCAAGGTTTCGTCGGCTGCCGCGCCCGCCAGCCCTACTATCCCAGTGACTCCTGCAGCTGCCACGACCTCAGCTGATCTTGTCACTTCAGCTCAACCTGTCACATCGCCTGTCCGTATGACTTCTGCTGCAGCCGAAGAACTTCCCACCAGTGCCGAATCTCTGTATACGTCCGATCCTATTCCTACTTACCAGGCTAGCTCTGGTCACCTGCAAGACTTTACACCTACATCGGCTCAGTCTTCCGACAGCGCTTCTTTCTCTGCCACTGATGGAAACGATTACTCCTTTGACAATGGCGATTACAGTAGTACCAGTGTCATTGCTGTACAGACCAACGCTAGTTTGAAAGCATCTTCGCCGGTTGTTCCGTCGGACAATCAACATGTGACCTCTTTTGACGCTTCGACTTATCCACCGAGCACCACCAGCCTTTTGAGCTCGGTATACCATACCGATGACACCTATGAAGGTAGTAGCGATGGTAATCTAAGCAATTCTGAAGTAACATCACGAACTTCTCCTTCGGATTCGTCGAGCGGTCCGACCAGTGTATCAGCTGCTATAGCGTCGAACACCTATCCCATTCCTTCCGATAGGTCAAATCGAGGTATCACCATCACTGCCCTCGACGCCGGGCCTTCATCCACCACTCAGGAGTCATCCTCGCAAAGTGACTCTAACGAAGCTGGATCATTATCCTCTTCTGTATCATCTTACGAAAGCCAAATATCCCCTACCCGCAATGCCGACAATGGCAGCCCATCCGAGATCGATCAGTATCAATCTCAATACTTTGAGCCGAGCTCACCCATCGTCTCCTTTGAACAATTTCCCACTCCTACCTTCTCTCACCAGCCCACGACATATGCACTCTTTCATGTTCCTGCTCCGTCCAGTTCTGCAAGTTCAAACGAGCCATTTGTCTTTACCATTGGAGGTATGACTATCGGACAATTCACTGAAGCTGGTGTCGGTGCGGTGTTAGCTGCGCAAATTAATGCTATCTCGACGACTGGCCAAGGGACGCATGCTACCGCAGTAGTCGAAAGTAGCACATGGGCCGAGGCTACCGCTGCTGAGACCATTGAAGGGTCTGATAGAACCAGCGCAAATGTGTCTGAAGTGATCGTCACTCTGGCAGCACCTACAGGCGGCGCTCTGGTAGATGCCAATGATGGTAGTTTACTTACTTTGGCAAATGGAAGCGTCAGTGCAGGTGCACCCACGACTTCCGGAGGAGCGAGAGAGACAAGCGACAGTAACCGATCTGGTGAAGACAACTTTGATAGCTATACTTCAGCCAGCGCAAGTACGAGAGCAGATGAGGCGAAAGTGACAGGAGGGTCTGAAGATGGCGTATCTACTAGTGCTGCATTTGTCGATGTTGCTTCAACTGAAGGGGGTAATCGAATGAATCTTACGAGGGTTCTAGCCGTATTTGTCAGCGAGACGCAAGCGAGCAGAGGAACTGCAAAGGGAAAACACAAGAACTACAATAAAGAAAGTGGCGTCGGTGAGAACACTGCCAGTGTCACTACTGACAATACAATTACCTCATCTACGGAAAGTTCAAGTTTGCGTACATTATCAGATTCCCTTGTGGCCGAGCCTACTAGCATGTCACCTTGGGTTCAAGCTTTCAGCAACAATAGGAATAGCAGCGCATCCTTTTGGGACGTTGTCTCTGCATCCTCGTTTGTAGATGGGGCGAGTTACTCGCTGGAAAGCGGTAGTCCTCAAGGAACGGTTGTGGCTGGAGGTCAGAGTGGCGGGAAGACATGTgcgaggaagaggaaagagaaagcGAGGCGAGCTAGGGCTTTGCTTATGGAAGCTATATAG
- a CDS encoding uncharacterized protein (Similar to TIGR gene model, INSD accession AAW44760.1), protein MEIHQSLLEPLNSILSAYPPERSKPAPIPASELESKLSQAWETYSNDPSLMNGTAKNPDLVRAVLELVGKEFVVLSIVNGVLSEPDETANEKEKIAFQTALKDRLDIILALYETVHRAFQEIPLLEPGALFIPLLEELVELLSVSTWRSLWSYVESRSKRFTKDMPASRGKALPLLRTINAFLRFLPRTPEDLVFRGRIHQFASSVFSVADKSAINMRGDYSEVKTIWEEEPKAEESKVDEGKEEGKTEEKTEEEGKKDGDIEMEDAERKDEPTERPVDQPADQSMEQPTEDETPLTPATLQDPDFYSTLWSLQQYFSHPPSLDGPAVGSPPKTPFQTFRDKSDFVLPQLFEQTKKEKAMTGTEDGMGKKRKREAMEGEDTGGFFHPRFLTGKRLFEYELADSSFRRQILVQYFILFQFLLNLTPAHAGKQAFTGGMPRTFTLEQADEQWVKSKIGGIKEELKRIIGGTSFEDTVFSIIRQEAHYVQWKNEGCPEGSFEIPALNPDSASEPAHAWAKRLNPPAPYSFKVGSRPLSMLWNNGFTNINQLKGREKATTVEALDEEIKRIEEDEEDDKAMGQATAEKLAANKERKTTSTWRALRLASQTSLKFFPSLKEKRDVHLLLSTVKKAQEPRGLAPKEDGEGEKEGGEGENENTGQGEGEELEDEDEDVQELKKEKEGEETEEKEKEVVENAEEKGSAEIEKAEEEVKEELAVDEVKIEEAGGEGKEDKSDEKGSADVEMVENEEQNVSSLVYTFSHVV, encoded by the exons ATGGAAATCCACCAATCCCTTCTTGAGCCTCTCAACTCTATACTATCGGCATACCCTCCGGAACGGTCAAAACCTGCGCCCATCCCCGCTTCCGAGCTCGAAAGCAAATTGTCGCAAGCATGGGAAACGTACTCGAATGATCCTAGCCTAATGAATGGCACGGCAAAGAATCCCGACCTTGTAAGAGCGGTGTTGGAGCTTGTCGGAAAGGAGTTTGTTGTTTTGAGTATTGTTAATGGCGTG TTGAGCGAGCCAGATGAGACTGCCAatgaaaaggaaaagattGCTTTCCAGACGGCCCTTAAGGATAGGCTGGATATCATCTTGGCTTTGTACGAGACTGTGCACAGGGCTTTCCAAG AAATACCATTACTCGAGCCAGGAGCACTTTTCATCCCTCTCCTTGAAGAGCTTGTCGAGCTTCTGTCTGTTAGCACTTGGCGGAGTCTTTGGTCTTACGTGGAATCCCGGTCCAAGCGGTTTACCAAAGACATGCCTGCCTCCCGAGGAAAGGCCTTGCCTCTTCTGAGAACCATCAACGCCTTTTTGAGGTTCCTGCCCCGAACTCCGGAAGATTTAGTCTTTAGAGGAAGAATACATCAGTTTGCAAGCTCAGTTTTCAGCGTGGCGGACAAGAGCGCTATCAATATGAGAGGAGATTATTCAGAAGTGAAGACAATATGGGAAGAGGAGCCAAAGGCGGAGGAATCCAAGGTGGATgaggggaaggaagaaggaaagacAGAGGAAAAgactgaagaagagggaaagaaggatggTGATATTGAGATGGAAGACGCCGAAAGAAAGGACGAACCCACAGAGCGACCGGTAGACCAGCCAGCTGATCAATCGATGGAGCAGCCAACAGAGGACGAAACTCCACTGACACCCGCTACCCTTCAGGATCCCGACTTTTACTCTACACTCTGGTCACTCCAACAATATTTCTCCCATCCGCCTTCTCTTGACGGTCCAGCAGTAGGCTCACCGCCCAAAACACCTTTCCAAACCTTTCGTGACAAATCAGACTTTGTCCTCCCTCAATTGTTTGAGCAAAccaagaaggaaaaggcTATGACAGGTACGGAAGATGGAATGGGtaagaagaggaagagggaggcCATGGAAGGGGAGGACACAGGAGGGTTCTTCCACCCTAGGTTCCTAACAGGAAAGAGACTATTTGAGTATGAGCTGGCCGACTCCTCTTTCCGTCGCCAAATACTTGTGCAGTATTTCATTCTGTTCCAATTCCTTCTCAATCTCACTCCGGCCCACGCTGGCAAGCAAGCATTTACGGGTGGCATGCCGAGGACGTTTACGCTTGAGCAGGCGGACGAGCAATGGGTGAAGAGTAAAATCGGGGGTATCAAGGAGGAACTGAAGAGGATAATTGGGGGAACCAGTTTCGAAGATACTGTGTTTAGTATCATTAGGCAAGAGGCGCATTAC GTGCAATGGAAGAATGAAGGATGCCCCGAAGGATCCTTCGAGATCCCTGCACTTAACCCCGACTCAGCTTCCGAGCCAGCACATGCATGGGCAAAGCGTCTCAACCCACCTGCGCCATACAGCTTCAAGGTCGGCTCACGTCCATTATCTATGCTGTGGAACAATGGGTTCACCAACATTAATCAGTTGAAAGGACGAGAAAA GGCGACAACGGTGGAAGCGCTTGACGAAGAAATTAAAAGgattgaagaggatgaggaagatgataaGGCGATGGGCCAAGCCACCGCCGAAAAGCTTGCCGCCAACAAAGAA CGCAAAACAACATCTACTTGGCGCGCCCTTCGTCTCGCTTCTCAAACATCACTCAAATTCTTCCCTAGCCTCAAAGAAAAACGAGACGTCCATCTCTTGCTCTCTACAGTCAAGAAGGCTCAGGAACCCAGAGGTCTCGCTCCCAAAGAGGACGGAGAGggcgagaaggagggaggCGAAGGCGAGAACGAAAATACTGGTCAGGGTGAGGGTGAGGAGttggaggatgaggatgaggatgtacaggaattgaagaaggaaaaagaaggggaagagactgaggaaaaagaaaaggaggtGGTTGAGAATGCGGAGGAGAAGGGCTCAGCCGAAATAGAGaaggcagaagaagaggtgaAGGAGGAGTTGGCTGTTGACGAAGTAAAGATAGAAGAAGCGGGTGGtgaaggaaaagaagacaAATCCGACGAGAAGGGGTCAGCAGATGTCGAGATGGTCGAGAATGAAGAACAAAACGTGAGTTCTTTAGTTTATACCTTCAGCCATGTCGTCTGA
- a CDS encoding uncharacterized protein (Similar to TIGR gene model, INSD accession AAW44758.1) — protein sequence MSPAGVIPICTQLHPIWAFDVLTAHLEHTAHTDPPFHNPHDSYPLFVSWHVAKPGRKHVLRGCIGNFLPMPLAEGLKDYALISALKDHRFSPIKAAELPTLLCDVSLLTPFVTIADPLDWTPGEHGIHITFTHPTDHTRSYSATYLPHICPEQGWTKEETVLSAISKAGYKGKVKVGDKVWKRLHVKIYGSIKVEASWQDYVEWKQSVSETVKTTE from the exons ATGTCCCCAGCCGGTGTCATTCCCATATGCACTCAGCTCCACCCTATCTGGGCATTCGACGTGCTCACAGCACACCTCGAACACACCGCCCATACCGACCCTCCCTTCCATAATCCCCACGACAGCTA CCCCCTCTTTGTATCGTGGCATGTCGCCAAACCAGGCCGTAAACATGTCTTGAGGGGATGTATAGGCAACTTTTTGCCAATGCCCCTCGCTGAGGGACTTAAAGACTATGCCTTGATCAG CGCCCTCAAGGATCACCGGTTTTCTCCCATCAAAGCCGCCGAGTTGCCCACTCTTCTTTGCGA CGTTTCTCTCTTGACGCCATTCGTCACCATCGCCGACCCGCTTGACTGGACGCCGGGTGAACATGGCATCCACATCACCTTTACTCACCCTACCGACCATACCCGCAGCTACTCTGCTACCTACCTCCCGCATATTTGTCCTGAGCAAGGGTGGACCAAGGAAGAGACCGTCTTGTCGGCCATATCCAAAGCCGGCTACAAAGGCAAAGTGAAAGTGGGCGACAAGGTGTGGAAGAGGTTGCACGTCAAGATCTATGGCAGCATCAAGGTGGAAGCCAGTTGGCAAGATTATGTTGAATGGAAACAATCAGTGAGCGAGACTGTAAAGACTACAGAGTAG
- a CDS encoding Hypothetical protein (Similar to TIGR gene model, INSD accession AAW44756.1; CNG03350), producing the protein MPPQPQPQRDSDGFVMPAPPSKRTQLRPANSLPTTADIYAAKHGIPLDVQMALQSVGRRGRESVARGHRSFDRTQSVPNLVIGNSAAPPMSSFTSTHDVMQHARGVINKELMRARELQPFGSTSSTSSDVDALDLEGVEDKRTRRLRFGPDGEVEEIYEQGSSKGNVGFRKGTKIEDATLVPSRKRRSSPAEPEGSDTETDDIDEDELQPSVTFNTVESVFPPVFTSPAITHPELFGPLPGSSSTANDLDNAAKTTGGRQFKGLPGGGRKLGWQKSASAPVIGLRRWGDMDVDGEEEIKDEAKNESLEDGFEFNNWEEVEF; encoded by the exons ATGCCCCCACAACCACAGCCACAGCGGGACAGCGATGGCTTCGTCATGCCAGCTCCCCCCTCAAAGCGCACACAGCTCCGCCCAGCAAACTCACTTCCCACCACCGCAGACATCTACGCAGCCAAGCATGGCATCCCTCTCGACGTGCAGATGGCCTTGCAGAGCGTAGGACGTCGTGGCCGTGAGA GTGTCGCAAGGGGCCACAGAAGCTTTGACAGGACGCAATCCGTGCCCAACCTCGTCATTGGCAACTCTGCTGCTCCTCCCATGTCCAGCTTCACGTCCACCCATGATGTCATGCAGCATGCGCGAGGCGTGATCAACAAGGAACTCATGCGTGCCCGAGAGCTCCAGCCCTTTGGCTCTACATCCTCTACATCGTCTGATGTCGATGCCCTCGATTTGGAAGGCGTCGAGGACAAGCGGACGAGGAGGCTCAGGTTCGGCCCTGACGGGGAGGTCGAGGAGATTTATGAGCAAGGTAGCTCAAAGGGTAATGTCGGATTTCGAAAAGGTACAAAGATTGAAGACGCGACGCTTGTTCCCTCGCGAAAGAGGAGGTCTTCCCCGGCTGAGCCAGAAGGCAGCGATACAGAAACCGACGATATTGACGAAGACGAGCTTCAGCCGTCCGTGACGTTCAACACCGTCGAATCTGTCTTTCCGCCCGTATTCACTTCTCCCGCAATCACACATCCCGAACTTTTCGGTCCCCTTCCCGGGTCCAGCAGCACAGCCAACGACCTTGACAATGCTGCCAAGACTACAGGTGGTAGGCAATTCAAGGGCTTGcctggaggaggaaggaaacTTGGTTGGCAAAAGTCAGCAAGTGCCCCGGTTATTGGTTTACGAAGGTGGGGAGATATGGATGTCGACGGCGAAGAGGAGATTAAGGATGAAGCCAAGAATGAGTCGTTGGAGGACGGATTTGAGTTTAACAATTGGGAAGAGGTCGAGTTTTGA